A portion of the Thermodesulfobacteriota bacterium genome contains these proteins:
- the rpmA gene encoding 50S ribosomal protein L27 — MSTKKGGGSSRNGRDSDGKRLGLKKFGGEDVIAGNILVRQRGTKFHPGTNVGMGRDHTLFALIDGKVEFQKFANNKTKVNIQPS; from the coding sequence TTGTCTACAAAGAAAGGCGGCGGAAGCAGTCGTAACGGAAGAGATTCTGATGGAAAAAGATTAGGTTTAAAAAAATTCGGTGGTGAAGATGTAATAGCCGGAAATATCCTTGTCAGACAAAGAGGCACTAAGTTCCATCCAGGCACAAATGTTGGAATGGGTAGAGATCATACATTATTTGCACTGATCGACGGCAAAGTCGAGTTTCAGAAATTCGCAAATAATAAGACTAAAGTAAACATCCAACCTTCATAA
- a CDS encoding N-acetylmuramidase family protein gives METIRRNTTKSDSVVLLQNLLIKAGYDISADGDFGPITEAAVKDFQKKNKLVVDGIVGQKTWRTLLSEEPEDPLALKSRFLSEKDLQTVAEDLGVELAVVKAVNEVESSGQGFLGDKPKILFEGHILWRQLKKHGLDPKDHVAGNEDVLYSSWTREHYIGGQSEHLRLDKAKKIHENAALESASWGLFQIMGFHWENLGYKSVKDFVRLMNKSEGEHLKAFGRFVVANNLTKYLKNKEWANFARRYNGPGYKTNKYDEKLARAYQKYKI, from the coding sequence ATGGAAACTATAAGAAGAAATACAACTAAATCAGACTCTGTGGTGCTTCTTCAAAACCTTCTAATTAAAGCTGGTTATGATATTTCGGCAGACGGGGATTTTGGGCCTATTACAGAAGCAGCCGTTAAGGACTTCCAAAAAAAGAATAAACTTGTGGTCGACGGCATAGTTGGTCAAAAAACTTGGAGAACTCTTCTTAGCGAAGAACCTGAAGACCCGCTAGCGCTCAAGTCTCGCTTTTTGTCTGAAAAAGACCTTCAAACAGTTGCGGAGGATCTCGGGGTTGAGCTTGCTGTGGTTAAGGCTGTTAACGAAGTTGAATCAAGCGGACAGGGCTTTTTAGGGGACAAGCCGAAAATATTATTTGAGGGACATATCTTGTGGAGACAGCTAAAAAAACACGGTCTAGATCCTAAAGATCATGTTGCCGGCAATGAGGATGTTTTGTATAGCAGCTGGACTAGAGAGCACTATATTGGAGGTCAGAGCGAACACCTTAGACTTGATAAGGCTAAGAAAATTCATGAGAATGCTGCTCTTGAATCAGCATCTTGGGGGCTTTTTCAAATTATGGGCTTTCACTGGGAGAACTTAGGCTATAAGAGCGTGAAAGACTTTGTTAGACTTATGAATAAAAGCGAAGGCGAGCACCTTAAAGCCTTTGGAAGATTTGTAGTAGCTAATAACCTTACAAAGTATCTTAAGAACAAAGAGTGGGCTAATTTTGCCAGGCGATACAATGGGCCTGGATATAAAACAAATAAATACGACGAAAAACTGGCTAGGGCCTATCAAAAGTACAAAATTTAA
- a CDS encoding adenylate/guanylate cyclase domain-containing protein, whose amino-acid sequence MTKPGTIQSIALVVLFVILAVIVSVFTSYYFNSALTDQKTNELVSIFNQSDTSFQETAENVLNNNEEVYYVQLLDSEGVLLESFGDSSAAMPNSSITPITTPQNNTIIVGTYTSESNSIAGLTTSTAIWSALIGLAVAIVAVFLVSSLSNGKSDAMEKLIAGMKRVSRGDLGNKLESSEAGDNVTMIRAYETYNQMLDLLKKKDETPIPEEPVFQPTLIETDELEEQEEEEELTKNRRVTVIVAKIADFQDLSTSLDSTEFSAFLADYRKSASSIISNYGGVIEALMKDEIVAFFNAPEEQVNPELKAICSAVEVLQHLATITRERKLEGKIAISGKIGIGTKSLTVYGDNGVPQGIKAITDSARGICDLAPIWRVIVSEELYLSVSEYVEARELTLGGDTYYSIVGVEEGVV is encoded by the coding sequence ATGACTAAGCCCGGAACTATTCAGTCAATAGCATTAGTAGTGCTCTTCGTGATATTAGCAGTTATTGTATCCGTCTTTACCTCTTATTATTTCAATTCAGCACTTACGGACCAGAAAACCAACGAACTAGTATCTATATTTAATCAGTCTGATACTAGTTTCCAAGAAACTGCAGAAAATGTTCTGAACAACAATGAGGAAGTTTACTATGTGCAGCTTCTTGATTCTGAGGGCGTTCTTTTAGAAAGCTTTGGCGATTCATCGGCCGCTATGCCTAATTCTTCAATCACTCCTATCACGACACCACAAAACAATACAATTATCGTTGGAACTTATACAAGCGAATCAAACTCAATCGCAGGATTAACAACCTCAACAGCTATATGGAGCGCTTTAATAGGTCTTGCAGTAGCAATAGTGGCAGTATTTTTAGTATCATCACTTTCTAACGGAAAATCAGACGCAATGGAAAAACTGATAGCCGGAATGAAACGTGTATCAAGAGGTGATTTAGGAAATAAGCTCGAGTCCAGCGAGGCTGGGGACAATGTGACCATGATTAGGGCATATGAAACATATAACCAGATGCTTGATCTGTTAAAGAAAAAAGACGAAACACCTATTCCGGAAGAACCGGTGTTTCAGCCGACTTTAATAGAAACTGATGAACTGGAAGAGCAAGAGGAGGAAGAAGAGTTAACTAAAAATAGAAGGGTTACGGTCATTGTGGCAAAAATTGCTGATTTTCAGGATCTAAGCACAAGTTTAGATTCTACAGAATTCAGCGCGTTTCTAGCTGATTACAGAAAATCAGCCTCATCAATTATCTCAAACTACGGCGGCGTAATAGAAGCTCTAATGAAAGACGAAATAGTGGCATTTTTCAATGCGCCGGAAGAACAAGTAAACCCAGAGCTAAAAGCCATTTGCTCAGCAGTAGAAGTGCTTCAGCACCTGGCAACTATAACAAGGGAAAGAAAACTTGAAGGGAAAATTGCCATAAGCGGAAAGATAGGAATTGGCACTAAATCCCTAACTGTTTACGGTGATAACGGAGTCCCTCAGGGAATAAAAGCAATTACCGATTCAGCAAGGGGAATCTGTGATCTTGCCCCTATTTGGAGAGTTATTGTTAGCGAGGAGCTATATCTATCCGTAAGTGAGTACGTGGAAGCAAGAGAGCTAACTTTGGGTGGAGACACTTACTACTCCATAGTTGGTGTTGAAGAGGGCGTAGTTTAA
- the rplU gene encoding 50S ribosomal protein L21: MHAVIKTGGKQYTVNPGDVINVELIAGEPGDSVEFNEVLLVANDKGKVDIGSPTVEKAVVKGKILKETKGKKITVFKFKRRKDYRNKNGHRQRYTTVEITDILN; this comes from the coding sequence ATGCATGCAGTTATTAAAACTGGTGGTAAACAATACACCGTAAACCCAGGAGATGTTATTAACGTTGAGTTAATAGCTGGAGAGCCTGGCGACAGCGTTGAATTTAATGAAGTACTTTTGGTTGCTAACGATAAAGGAAAAGTTGATATTGGATCACCAACTGTAGAAAAAGCAGTTGTAAAGGGCAAAATCTTAAAAGAAACCAAAGGGAAAAAAATTACTGTATTTAAATTCAAGAGAAGAAAAGACTACCGTAACAAAAACGGACACAGACAACGTTACACTACGGTTGAGATCACAGATATTTTGAATTAG